The Mercurialis annua linkage group LG8, ddMerAnnu1.2, whole genome shotgun sequence genome window below encodes:
- the LOC126660379 gene encoding elongator complex protein 1 isoform X1, translating into MKNLKLYSEISLNIELQSDQEEVILFAAIDIERNRLFFASSANFIYSVQISSFHSENVWRKTSLQAGVHPIDLENGDFITSFDYLMEKEALIIGTSNGALLLYNVDDNALEVVGQVDGGVKCIAPSPDGDLLGIVTGLGQMLVMTHDWDLLYENALDDQPDGVDVSEPTNSSTNRSSISWRGDGKYLATLSDVSNSSSLNKRLQVWERDSGALHAASDSKSFMGAVLDWMPSGAKIAAVWDKRAEHKCPDIVFHERNGLFRSSFSINEPVGATVELLKWNCSSDLLASVFRCEKYDSVKVWVFSNNHWYLKHETRYPRKDGVRLMWDPTKPLELICWNLEGQITVYRFIWISAVMENSTALVIDDSKILVTPLALSLMPPPLHLFSLNFSSPVRDMAFYFKNAKNLIAAFLSDGHFCVVELPESDTWEELEGKDISVETCISETELGTLAHLTWLDSHVLLAVSHYGFSHSSSISHSSLDEQGRHGFYLQEIEIACSENHVPGIITSSGWHAKVSHCNSLERLVSGIAPNPVKSSAFIQFGGGKNFEYASALEFSITGGAREHVGMSFSATCPWMSAVNNGSPNPLLFGLDDIGRLHFGGKVICNNCSSFSFYSNLGDQVITHLILATKQDFLVIVDINDILHGEIESKYENFVHAGNRRKKDENMNFIQIWERGARIIGVLHGDAAAVIVQTTRGNLECVYPRKLVLSSIVNALNQGRFRDAILMVRRQRIDFNIILDHCGWQAFLHSASEFVKQVDNLSYITEFVCAVKNENIMETLYKNYISLPSKNADEVIQSQDLKGLNANNKVSAVLLAIRKALEELVTESPARELCILTTLARSDPPALEEALERIKVIRELELQSSNDPRRTSFPSAEEALKHLLWLSDPEAVFEAALGLYDLHLAAIVALNSQRDPKEFLPYLQELERMPSLIMRYTIDLKLQRLEKALKHIVSAGDAHYSECMDLLKKYPQLFPQALQLIIDPVKRTEILEAWGDDLIDKKCFEDAATTYICCSSLENALKAYRACGNWSGLLTVAGLLKLDKASVLQLAHEVREELQALGKPGEAAKIALEYCGDVNGGIVLLISARDWEEALRVAFMHMREDLVLIVKNASVEGANALISEYEEGLEKVGKYLTRYLAVRQRRLLLAAKLQSEDRSVNDLDYDTVSEASSNFSGMSAYTTGTRKSSAASVSSSMTSKGRNARRQRNKGKIRPGSPGEELALVDHLKGMSLTDGAKRELRSLLIALIMLGQEDTARKLQRVAENFQLSQMAAVKLAEDAISTDNINEQALNLEHYMQKARADPQSLEAFSWRSKVFISPSTAK; encoded by the exons atgaaaaacttGAAGCTATATTCAGAAATATCACTGAACATTGAATTACAATCAGACCAAGAAGAAGTTATTCTCTTCGCTGCCATTGATATCGAAAGAAACCGCTTGTTCTTTGCTTCTTCTGCTAATTTTATATACTCCGTTCAGATTTCTTCTTTCCAT AGTGAAAATGTTTGGAGAAAGACATCACTGCAAGCTGGAGTGCATCCTATTGATTTGGAAAATGGGGATTTTATTACTTCCTTTGATTATCTTATGGAGAAGGAGGCACTGATTATAGGAACTAGTAATGGAGCTCTGCTGCTTTATAATGTGGATGATAATGCTTTGGAGGTTGTCGGTCAAGTAGATGGCGGTGTTAAGTGCATTGCGCCTAGTCCTGATGGTGACTTGCTTGGAATTGTTACTGGTTTGGGACAGATGCTGGTGATGACACATGACTGGGATTTGTTGTATGAAAATGCGTTGGATGATCAGCCTGATGGTGTTGACGTAA GTGAACCAACTAATTCTTCCACAAATAGGAGTTCCATATCATGGAGAGGTGATGGGAAATACTTAGCAACACTGAGTGATGTCTCCAACTCTTCTTCCTTGAATAAGAGACTGCAGGTCTGGGAACGCGATTCAGGTGCATTGCATGCTGCTTCAGATTCAAAGTCGTTCATGGGAGCAGTTTTAGACTGGATGCCTAGTGGAGCAAAAATCGCAGCTGTATGGGACAAAAGAGCTGAACATAAATGTCCTGATATAGTTTTTCATGAGAGAAATGGATTATTTAGAAGCTCCTTTAGCATCAATGAACCAGTTGGTGCAACAGTAGAATTACTTAAGTGGAATTGTAGTTCAGATCTTCTTGCATCTGTTTTTAGATGTGAGAAATACGATTCTGTTAAAGTTTGGGTTTTCAGCAACAATCATTGGTATTTAAAACATGAAACTAGATACCCAAGGAAGGATGGGGTGAGGCTTATGTGGGATCCAACAAAGCCTCTGGAGCTGATATGTTGGAATCTTGAGGGCCAGATTACAGTTTACAGATTCATATGGATCAGTGCTGTCATGGAGAACTCAACTGCATTGGTCATAGATGACTCTAAGATACTTGTAACTCCTCTCGCGTTGTCCCTTATGCCACCTCCTCTGCATTTGTTCAGCCTTAACTTTTCAAGTCCTGTTCGGGACATGGCTTTCTATTTCAAGAATGCGAAAAACCTTATTGCTGCATTTTTGTCAGATGGCCATTTCTGTGTTGTAGAACTTCCTGAATCTGATACATGGGAGGAACTTGAAGGCAAAGATATAAGTGTTGAAACTTGCATTTCTGAGACCGAATTAGGAACCCTTGCACACCTTACATGGTTGGATTCACATGTACTTCTTGCTGTTTCTCACTATGGTTTCTCTCATAGTAGTTCCATCTCTCATAGCTCATTGGATGAGCAAGGACGTCATGGTTTTTATTTGCAGGAAATTGAAATTGCATGCTCTGAGAATCATGTTCCAGGTATTATCACGAGTTCAGGTTGGCATGCAAAGGTTTCCCATTGTAATTCTCTGGAAAGACTTGTAAGTGGCATCGCTCCCAATCCTGTGAAGAGCTCAGCTTTTATTCAGTTTGGTGGCGGAAAAAACTTTGAGTATGCATCAGCATTAGAGTTTTCCATTACTGGAGGAGCTAGAGAACATGTCGGTATGAGTTTTTCAGCAACTTGCCCTTGGATGAGTGCAGTTAACAATGGCTCACCAAATCCTTTGCTTTTTGGACTTGATGACATTGGTAGGCTCCATTTTGGTGGAAAAGTAATATGCAACAACTGTAGTAGCTTCTCATTCTACTCTAATCTAGGGGATCAAGTTATCACACATTTAATTCTTGCAACCAAACAAGATTTTCTCGTAATTGTTGATATTAATGATATATTACATGGAGAAATAGAGTCAAAATATGAGAATTTTGTTCATGCTGGaaacagaagaaaaaaagatgaaaatatgAACTTCATACAAATATGGGAAAGAGGTGCCAGAATCATTGGTGTTCTGCATGGTGATGCTGCCGCTGTCATAGTTCAAACTACTCGTGGGAATCTAGAATGTGTTTATCCCAGAAAATTGGTTCTGTCATCAATAGTCAATGCTTTGAATCAAGGCCGGTTTAGGGATGCAATACTCATGGTTAGGAGGCAGAGAATAGATTTCAATATTATTCTTGATCATTGTGGTTGGCAAGCATTTCTTCACTCAGCTTCAGAATTTGTCAAACAGGTTGACAATTTGAGCTACATAACTGAGTTTGTCTGTGCTGTAAAGAATGAGAACATCATGGAGACGCTATATAAAAATTACATCTCCTTGCCTAGCAAAAATGCGGATGAAGTCATTCAAAGCCAAgatttaaaaggtttaaatgCTAATAATAAGGTTTCTGCTGTCCTGCTTGCCATAAGGAAGGCTCTTGAGGAACTGGTCACAGAGAGTCCTGCCAGGGAGCTCTGCATTTTAACCACTCTAGCTCGTAGTGATCCTCCTGCTCTTGAGGAGGCCTTAGAGAGGATAAAAGTTATCCGTGAGCTTGAATTACAAAGTTCTAATGACCCTAGGAGAACTTCTTTCCCTTCTGCAGAAGAAGCCCTGAAGCATTTGTTGTGGTTATCTGATCCAGAGGCTGTATTTGAAGCCGCCTTAGGACTTTATGATTTGCACCTTGCAGCCATTGTGGCACTCAACTCTCAACGAGATCCAAAAGAGTTTCTTCCTTATCTACAAGAACTAGAACGCATGCCAAGTCTCATAATGCGCTACACTATTGACCTTAAGCTGCAGAGGCTTGAGAAAGCTCTTAAACATATTGTTTCAGCTGGCGATGCTCATTATTCAGAGTGTATGGATCTTTTGAAGAAATATCCTCAACTCTTTCCTCAGGCACTTCAACTAATAATTGATCCTGTCAAGAGAACGGAGATTCTTGAGGCCTGGGGTGATGATCTTATTGATAAGAAATGCTTTGAGGATGCTGCTACTACTTACATCTGTTGTTCCAGTTTGGAAAATGCGTTGAAGGCATATCGTGCTTGTGGGAATTGGAGTGGGTTGCTTACAGTTGCAGGCCTTCTTAAACTGGATAAAGCTTCTGTATTGCAACTTGCCCATGAAGTTCGTGAAGAACTACAAGCACTAGGCAAACCAGGGGAAGCTGCAAAAATTGCTCTCGAGTACTGTGGAGATGTTAATGGTGGCATTGTTCTGTTAATCAGTGCCAGAGACTGGGAGGAAGCTTTACGAGTTGCTTTTATGCACATGAGAGAAGATTTAGTCTTAATTGTGAAGAATGCATCGGTTGAAGGTGCAAATGCTCTAATTAGTGAATACGAGGAAGGCCTAGAAAAAGTTGGTAAGTACTTGACCCGTTACTTAGCTGTTCGACAGAGAAGGTTACTGCTTGCGGCAAAGCTTCAATCAGAGGATCGGTCAGTAAATGATCTAGATTATGATACTGTCTCAGAAGCTAGTAGTAACTTTAGTGGTATGAGTGCTTACACCACAGG GACACGGAAGAGCTCTGCTGCTTCTGTGAGCTCTAGTATGACCAGCAAGGGAAGAAATGCAAGGCGTCAGAGAAATAAAGGGAAAATTCGCCCTGGCAG TCCTGGTGAGGAATTAGCTCTAGTCGACCATTTGAAAGGAATGTCTCTAACAGATGGTGCAAAGCGTGAGCTTCGATCTTTATTAATTGCCCTCATCATGCTTGGTCAAGAGGACACTGCAAGAAAGCTACAACGAGTTGCAGAGAATTTTCAGTTGTCACAAATGGCTGCAGTTAAACTAGCTGAAGATGCAATATCTACCGATAACATCAACGAGCAGGCACTTAATCTGGAGCATTATATGCAGAAAGCAAGAGCTGATCCACAAAGTTTAGAGGCGTTTTCTTGGCGGTCTAAAGTGTTCATTTCTCCTTCAACAGCAAAG TGA
- the LOC126660379 gene encoding elongator complex protein 1 isoform X2: MKNLKLYSEISLNIELQSDQEEVILFAAIDIERNRLFFASSANFIYSVQISSFHSENVWRKTSLQAGVHPIDLENGDFITSFDYLMEKEALIIGTSNGALLLYNVDDNALEVVGQVDGGVKCIAPSPDGDLLGIVTGLGQMLVMTHDWDLLYENALDDQPDGVDVSEPTNSSTNRSSISWRGDGKYLATLSDVSNSSSLNKRLQVWERDSGALHAASDSKSFMGAVLDWMPSGAKIAAVWDKRAEHKCPDIVFHERNGLFRSSFSINEPVGATVELLKWNCSSDLLASVFRCEKYDSVKVWVFSNNHWYLKHETRYPRKDGVRLMWDPTKPLELICWNLEGQITVYRFIWISAVMENSTALVIDDSKILVTPLALSLMPPPLHLFSLNFSSPVRDMAFYFKNAKNLIAAFLSDGHFCVVELPESDTWEELEGKDISVETCISETELGTLAHLTWLDSHVLLAVSHYGFSHSSSISHSSLDEQGRHGFYLQEIEIACSENHVPGIITSSGWHAKVSHCNSLERLVSGIAPNPVKSSAFIQFGGGKNFEYASALEFSITGGAREHVGMSFSATCPWMSAVNNGSPNPLLFGLDDIGRLHFGGKVICNNCSSFSFYSNLGDQVITHLILATKQDFLVIVDINDILHGEIESKYENFVHAGNRRKKDENMNFIQIWERGARIIGVLHGDAAAVIVQTTRGNLECVYPRKLVLSSIVNALNQGRFRDAILMVRRQRIDFNIILDHCGWQAFLHSASEFVKQVDNLSYITEFVCAVKNENIMETLYKNYISLPSKNADEVIQSQDLKGLNANNKVSAVLLAIRKALEELVTESPARELCILTTLARSDPPALEEALERIKVIRELELQSSNDPRRTSFPSAEEALKHLLWLSDPEAVFEAALGLYDLHLAAIVALNSQRDPKEFLPYLQELERMPSLIMRYTIDLKLQRLEKALKHIVSAGDAHYSECMDLLKKYPQLFPQALQLIIDPVKRTEILEAWGDDLIDKKCFEDAATTYICCSSLENALKAYRACGNWSGLLTVAGLLKLDKASVLQLAHEVREELQALGKPGEAAKIALEYCGDVNGGIVLLISARDWEEALRVAFMHMREDLVLIVKNASVEGANALISEYEEGLEKVGKYLTRYLAVRQRRLLLAAKLQSEDRTRKSSAASVSSSMTSKGRNARRQRNKGKIRPGSPGEELALVDHLKGMSLTDGAKRELRSLLIALIMLGQEDTARKLQRVAENFQLSQMAAVKLAEDAISTDNINEQALNLEHYMQKARADPQSLEAFSWRSKVFISPSTAK; the protein is encoded by the exons atgaaaaacttGAAGCTATATTCAGAAATATCACTGAACATTGAATTACAATCAGACCAAGAAGAAGTTATTCTCTTCGCTGCCATTGATATCGAAAGAAACCGCTTGTTCTTTGCTTCTTCTGCTAATTTTATATACTCCGTTCAGATTTCTTCTTTCCAT AGTGAAAATGTTTGGAGAAAGACATCACTGCAAGCTGGAGTGCATCCTATTGATTTGGAAAATGGGGATTTTATTACTTCCTTTGATTATCTTATGGAGAAGGAGGCACTGATTATAGGAACTAGTAATGGAGCTCTGCTGCTTTATAATGTGGATGATAATGCTTTGGAGGTTGTCGGTCAAGTAGATGGCGGTGTTAAGTGCATTGCGCCTAGTCCTGATGGTGACTTGCTTGGAATTGTTACTGGTTTGGGACAGATGCTGGTGATGACACATGACTGGGATTTGTTGTATGAAAATGCGTTGGATGATCAGCCTGATGGTGTTGACGTAA GTGAACCAACTAATTCTTCCACAAATAGGAGTTCCATATCATGGAGAGGTGATGGGAAATACTTAGCAACACTGAGTGATGTCTCCAACTCTTCTTCCTTGAATAAGAGACTGCAGGTCTGGGAACGCGATTCAGGTGCATTGCATGCTGCTTCAGATTCAAAGTCGTTCATGGGAGCAGTTTTAGACTGGATGCCTAGTGGAGCAAAAATCGCAGCTGTATGGGACAAAAGAGCTGAACATAAATGTCCTGATATAGTTTTTCATGAGAGAAATGGATTATTTAGAAGCTCCTTTAGCATCAATGAACCAGTTGGTGCAACAGTAGAATTACTTAAGTGGAATTGTAGTTCAGATCTTCTTGCATCTGTTTTTAGATGTGAGAAATACGATTCTGTTAAAGTTTGGGTTTTCAGCAACAATCATTGGTATTTAAAACATGAAACTAGATACCCAAGGAAGGATGGGGTGAGGCTTATGTGGGATCCAACAAAGCCTCTGGAGCTGATATGTTGGAATCTTGAGGGCCAGATTACAGTTTACAGATTCATATGGATCAGTGCTGTCATGGAGAACTCAACTGCATTGGTCATAGATGACTCTAAGATACTTGTAACTCCTCTCGCGTTGTCCCTTATGCCACCTCCTCTGCATTTGTTCAGCCTTAACTTTTCAAGTCCTGTTCGGGACATGGCTTTCTATTTCAAGAATGCGAAAAACCTTATTGCTGCATTTTTGTCAGATGGCCATTTCTGTGTTGTAGAACTTCCTGAATCTGATACATGGGAGGAACTTGAAGGCAAAGATATAAGTGTTGAAACTTGCATTTCTGAGACCGAATTAGGAACCCTTGCACACCTTACATGGTTGGATTCACATGTACTTCTTGCTGTTTCTCACTATGGTTTCTCTCATAGTAGTTCCATCTCTCATAGCTCATTGGATGAGCAAGGACGTCATGGTTTTTATTTGCAGGAAATTGAAATTGCATGCTCTGAGAATCATGTTCCAGGTATTATCACGAGTTCAGGTTGGCATGCAAAGGTTTCCCATTGTAATTCTCTGGAAAGACTTGTAAGTGGCATCGCTCCCAATCCTGTGAAGAGCTCAGCTTTTATTCAGTTTGGTGGCGGAAAAAACTTTGAGTATGCATCAGCATTAGAGTTTTCCATTACTGGAGGAGCTAGAGAACATGTCGGTATGAGTTTTTCAGCAACTTGCCCTTGGATGAGTGCAGTTAACAATGGCTCACCAAATCCTTTGCTTTTTGGACTTGATGACATTGGTAGGCTCCATTTTGGTGGAAAAGTAATATGCAACAACTGTAGTAGCTTCTCATTCTACTCTAATCTAGGGGATCAAGTTATCACACATTTAATTCTTGCAACCAAACAAGATTTTCTCGTAATTGTTGATATTAATGATATATTACATGGAGAAATAGAGTCAAAATATGAGAATTTTGTTCATGCTGGaaacagaagaaaaaaagatgaaaatatgAACTTCATACAAATATGGGAAAGAGGTGCCAGAATCATTGGTGTTCTGCATGGTGATGCTGCCGCTGTCATAGTTCAAACTACTCGTGGGAATCTAGAATGTGTTTATCCCAGAAAATTGGTTCTGTCATCAATAGTCAATGCTTTGAATCAAGGCCGGTTTAGGGATGCAATACTCATGGTTAGGAGGCAGAGAATAGATTTCAATATTATTCTTGATCATTGTGGTTGGCAAGCATTTCTTCACTCAGCTTCAGAATTTGTCAAACAGGTTGACAATTTGAGCTACATAACTGAGTTTGTCTGTGCTGTAAAGAATGAGAACATCATGGAGACGCTATATAAAAATTACATCTCCTTGCCTAGCAAAAATGCGGATGAAGTCATTCAAAGCCAAgatttaaaaggtttaaatgCTAATAATAAGGTTTCTGCTGTCCTGCTTGCCATAAGGAAGGCTCTTGAGGAACTGGTCACAGAGAGTCCTGCCAGGGAGCTCTGCATTTTAACCACTCTAGCTCGTAGTGATCCTCCTGCTCTTGAGGAGGCCTTAGAGAGGATAAAAGTTATCCGTGAGCTTGAATTACAAAGTTCTAATGACCCTAGGAGAACTTCTTTCCCTTCTGCAGAAGAAGCCCTGAAGCATTTGTTGTGGTTATCTGATCCAGAGGCTGTATTTGAAGCCGCCTTAGGACTTTATGATTTGCACCTTGCAGCCATTGTGGCACTCAACTCTCAACGAGATCCAAAAGAGTTTCTTCCTTATCTACAAGAACTAGAACGCATGCCAAGTCTCATAATGCGCTACACTATTGACCTTAAGCTGCAGAGGCTTGAGAAAGCTCTTAAACATATTGTTTCAGCTGGCGATGCTCATTATTCAGAGTGTATGGATCTTTTGAAGAAATATCCTCAACTCTTTCCTCAGGCACTTCAACTAATAATTGATCCTGTCAAGAGAACGGAGATTCTTGAGGCCTGGGGTGATGATCTTATTGATAAGAAATGCTTTGAGGATGCTGCTACTACTTACATCTGTTGTTCCAGTTTGGAAAATGCGTTGAAGGCATATCGTGCTTGTGGGAATTGGAGTGGGTTGCTTACAGTTGCAGGCCTTCTTAAACTGGATAAAGCTTCTGTATTGCAACTTGCCCATGAAGTTCGTGAAGAACTACAAGCACTAGGCAAACCAGGGGAAGCTGCAAAAATTGCTCTCGAGTACTGTGGAGATGTTAATGGTGGCATTGTTCTGTTAATCAGTGCCAGAGACTGGGAGGAAGCTTTACGAGTTGCTTTTATGCACATGAGAGAAGATTTAGTCTTAATTGTGAAGAATGCATCGGTTGAAGGTGCAAATGCTCTAATTAGTGAATACGAGGAAGGCCTAGAAAAAGTTGGTAAGTACTTGACCCGTTACTTAGCTGTTCGACAGAGAAGGTTACTGCTTGCGGCAAAGCTTCAATCAGAGGATCG GACACGGAAGAGCTCTGCTGCTTCTGTGAGCTCTAGTATGACCAGCAAGGGAAGAAATGCAAGGCGTCAGAGAAATAAAGGGAAAATTCGCCCTGGCAG TCCTGGTGAGGAATTAGCTCTAGTCGACCATTTGAAAGGAATGTCTCTAACAGATGGTGCAAAGCGTGAGCTTCGATCTTTATTAATTGCCCTCATCATGCTTGGTCAAGAGGACACTGCAAGAAAGCTACAACGAGTTGCAGAGAATTTTCAGTTGTCACAAATGGCTGCAGTTAAACTAGCTGAAGATGCAATATCTACCGATAACATCAACGAGCAGGCACTTAATCTGGAGCATTATATGCAGAAAGCAAGAGCTGATCCACAAAGTTTAGAGGCGTTTTCTTGGCGGTCTAAAGTGTTCATTTCTCCTTCAACAGCAAAG TGA
- the LOC126660380 gene encoding uncharacterized protein LOC126660380, which yields MSSPATVAGRKGVNYYVKHCYVKDDIKYMVMDDLSVLPIASIESCFDVLSNMNVKDVATLRKIVVEVGPNEVVELLRGSLHSKEVLTNVLLPKPSTKDEKLDQ from the exons ATGAGTTCGCCAGCGACTGTCGCAGGTAGAAAAGGCGTAAATTATTATGTGAAGCACTGTTATGTGAAGGATGATATTAAATACATGGTGATGGATGATTTAAGTGTCTTACCCATAGCCTCAATTGAATCCTGTTTTGATGTATTAAGCAATATGAATGTCAAGGACGTTGCTACTCTTCGAAAAATAGTTGTTGAGGTTGGGCCTAATGAG GTTGTAGAGTTGCTGAGGGGTTCTCTTCATTCAAAGGAAGTTCTCACAAATGTGCTCTTACCGAAGCCAAGCACTAAGGATGAGAAGCTTGATCAATAG